One segment of Ipomoea triloba cultivar NCNSP0323 chromosome 12, ASM357664v1 DNA contains the following:
- the LOC116000031 gene encoding uncharacterized protein LOC116000031, whose protein sequence is MLISSINYASGALYVKGANTRERRNITGRVRVQGRRELLFSTLAAVELSDSRTELLNKFLKKSEENKEKNDKERLESYYKRNYKDYFGVIEGTLRQKVQNKEQLTESEQRILEWLDKNK, encoded by the exons ATGCTGATATCTTCTATAAACTATGCTTCAGGAGCACTATATGTAAAGGGAGCAAACACCCGAGAAAGACGAAACATTACAGGAAGAGTGAGGGTGCAAGGCAGGAGAGAGCTTCTCTTTTCAACGTTAGCAGCTGTCGAGCTCAGTGACTCCAGAACCGAGCTTCTTAACA AGTTTTTAAAGAAATCTGAAGAGAACAAGGAGAAAAATGACAAGGAG AGGCTGGAGAGCTACTATAAGCGCAACTACAAAGACTATTTTGGTGTGATAGAAGGGACTCTGAGGCAAAAGGTGCAAAACAAAGAGCAACTTACTGAATCAGAGCAGAGGATTCTCGAATGGCTTGACAAAAACAAGTAA
- the LOC115998182 gene encoding uncharacterized protein LOC115998182, translating into MNTPESQELDRPAPWPPSPPKPLTSKLFTLFSVLILFSAISYAIITQTNHHKIPLLRSILSPHPNILQRLLNFLTIRTPNQTPSNTNTDSTPPHCVLWMAPFLSGGGYSSESWSYILSLHEFAKHQKSPKFSLRIEQHGDLENIEFWEGLSVEMRNLAIELHQTQCTLDETIVICHSEPGAWYPPLFETLPCPPIGYENFKAVIGRTMFETDRVSADHVNRCNNMDYVWVPTEFHVETFTRSGVDPLKVVKVVQAVDVEFFDPGKYEPLDIGARGSLVLGESNSGKEEFVFLSVFKWEHRKGWDVLLRSYLREFDRDDGVALFLLTNPYHTDKDFGNKIVEYVERSDLKEPHCGWAPIYVIDDHIPQVDLPRLYKAANAFVLPSRGEGWGRPIVEAMAMSLPVISTNWSGPTEYMTEANSYPLSVDTFSKVAKGPFKGHLWAEPSVDKLQMLMRHVMTNYEEAKTKGEQAHVDMTTKFSPELVARIVADHIHGIIDRADEDIK; encoded by the coding sequence ATGAATACACCAGAAAGCCAAGAGCTTGACCGGCCGGCGCCGTGGCCACCATCACCACCGAAGCCTCTGACCTCGAAGCTCTTCACTTTATTCTCAGTCCTGATACTCTTCTCAGCAATTTCATACGCCATCATCACTCAAACAAACCACCACAAGATCCCCCTCTTAAGATCCATCCTCTCCCCCCACCCCAACATTTTACAACGCCTCCTAAATTTTCTCACCATACGAACCCCAAACCAAACCCCTTCAAACACAAACACCGACTCCACACCTCCTCACTGCGTGCTATGGATGGCTCCTTTCTTATCAGGAGGCGGGTACAGCTCAGAATCCTGGTCATACATCTTATCCTTACATGAATTTGCAAAACATCAGAAATCCCCAAAATTTAGCCTCAGAATTGAGCAACACGGGGATCTTGAAAATATTGAATTCTGGGAAGGATTGTCAGTGGAGATGAGAAATTTAGCAATTGAGCTTCATCAAACTCAGTGTACACTAGATGAGACTATCGTGATTTGTCATAGTGAGCCTGGGGCTTGGTACCCTCCTTTATTTGAAACCCTACCATGCCCCCCAATTGGGTATGAGAATTTCAAGGCTGTGATTGGGAGGACCATGTTTGAAACTGATAGGGTTAGTGCTGATCATGTGAATAGGTGTAACAATATGGATTATGTTTGGGTTCCTACTGAGTTTCATGTGGAAACATTTACGCGAAGTGGGGTTGATCCTTTGAAGGTTGTTAAGGTTGTTCAGGCTGTGGATGTGGAGTTTTTTGATCCAGGCAAGTATGAGCCTTTGGATATTGGTGCAAGAGGGAGTTTAGTGTTGGGGGAATCGAATTCGGGGAAAGAGGAGTTTGTTTTCTTGAGTGTTTTCAAATGGGAGCATAGAAAGGGATGGGATGTATTGTTGAGGTCTTACTTGAGAGAGTTTGATAGAGATGATGGTGTTGCATTGTTTCTGTTGACTAATCCGTATCATACCGACAAAGATTTTGGAAACAAGATTGTTGAGTATGTGGAGAGGTCTGATCTGAAAGAACCCCATTGTGGTTGGGCTCCGATTTATGTGATTGATGACCATATACCTCAGGTTGATCTGCCAAGGCTTTACAAGGCGGCAAATGCATTTGTTTTGCCATCTAGAGGAGAAGGTTGGGGTAGGCCTATTGTCGAGGCAATGGCAATGTCTCTGCCTGTGATTTCCACGAATTGGTCAGGGCCAACCGAGTACATGACAGAAGCAAATAGCTACCCGTTATCTGTTGATACATTCAGCAAAGTTGCAAAAGGGCCATTCAAGGGGCACCTGTGGGCTGAGCCATCTGTTGATAAGCTGCAAATGCTAATGAGGCATGTAATGACCAATTACGAAGAGGCCAAAACCAAAGGAGAGCAAGCACATGTTGATATGACGACCAAGTTCTCTCCTGAGCTTGTAGCACGGATTGTTGCTGACCATATACACGGCATCATTGATCGTGCTGATGAGGATATTAAATAA
- the LOC115998366 gene encoding inositol oxygenase 5-like isoform X4: MREKYRKMDRVEMSIWECCELLNAVVDDSDPDLDEPQIEHLLQTAEAIRKDYPNEDWLHLTALIHDLGKVLLLPSFGGLPQWAVVGDTFPLGCAFDESIVHPEFFKENPDYNNPLYNTKNGVYSEGCGLENVLMSWGHDDYMYLVAKENKSTLPNAGLFIVRYHSFYPLHKNGAYTHLMNDEDRENLKWLEIFNKYDLYSKSKVRIDVEKVKPYYESLSKKYFPEKLKW; the protein is encoded by the exons ATGAGGGAGAAGTATAGAAAGATGGATCGGGTGGAGATGAGCATATGGGAATGTTGTGAGCTTTTGAACGCGGTTGTGGATGACAGTGATCCCGATCTTGATGAGCCCCAGATCGAGCATTTGTTGCAAACTGCTGAAGCCATCAGGAAAGACTATCCTAATGAGGATTGGCTCCACTTGACTGCACTTATCCATG ATCTTGGGAAAGTTCTGCTGCTACCAAGCTTTGGAGGGCTTCCTCAATGGGCTGTTGTTG gtGACACATTCCCTCTTGGCTGTGCATTTGATGAGTCGATTGTTCATCCAGAG TTCTTCAAGGAGAACCCTGATTATAATAACCCTCTTTACAACACCAAGAATGGGGTCTATTCTGAGGGATGTGGGCTGGAAAATGTGTTGATGTCTTGGGGACATGATGACTATATGTACTTg GTGGCTAAGGAAAACAAGAGCACCCTACCAAATGCTGGGCTGTTTATCGTCAGATATCATTCTTTCTATC CTCTGCACAAGAATGGAGCATACACACACTTGATGAATGATGAGGACCGCGAGAATCTCAAGTGGCTCGAGATTTTCAA CAAGTATGATCTGTACAGCAAGAGCAAAGTGAGGATCGATGTCGAGAAAGTGAAGCCATACTATGAATCTCTGAGTAAGAAG TACTTCCCAGAGAAGCTCAAATGGTGA
- the LOC115998366 gene encoding inositol oxygenase 4-like isoform X2 — protein MDYSADTERKDIVKGLYRESHINQTYDFVKQMREKYRKMDRVEMSIWECCELLNAVVDDSDPDLDEPQIEHLLQTAEAIRKDYPNEDWLHLTALIHDLGKVLLLPSFGGLPQWAVVGDTFPLGCAFDESIVHPEFFKENPDYNNPLYNTKNGVYSEGCGLENVLMSWGHDDYMYLVAKENKSTLPNAGLFIVRYHSFYPLHKNGAYTHLMNDEDRENLKWLEIFNKYDLYSKSKVRIDVEKVKPYYESLSKKYFPEKLKW, from the exons at GGATTATAGTGCAGACACTGAAAGAAAGGATATCGTTAAGGGGCTCTATCGGGAGAGCCACATTAACCAAACCTATGACTTT gtGAAACAAATGAGGGAGAAGTATAGAAAGATGGATCGGGTGGAGATGAGCATATGGGAATGTTGTGAGCTTTTGAACGCGGTTGTGGATGACAGTGATCCCGATCTTGATGAGCCCCAGATCGAGCATTTGTTGCAAACTGCTGAAGCCATCAGGAAAGACTATCCTAATGAGGATTGGCTCCACTTGACTGCACTTATCCATG ATCTTGGGAAAGTTCTGCTGCTACCAAGCTTTGGAGGGCTTCCTCAATGGGCTGTTGTTG gtGACACATTCCCTCTTGGCTGTGCATTTGATGAGTCGATTGTTCATCCAGAG TTCTTCAAGGAGAACCCTGATTATAATAACCCTCTTTACAACACCAAGAATGGGGTCTATTCTGAGGGATGTGGGCTGGAAAATGTGTTGATGTCTTGGGGACATGATGACTATATGTACTTg GTGGCTAAGGAAAACAAGAGCACCCTACCAAATGCTGGGCTGTTTATCGTCAGATATCATTCTTTCTATC CTCTGCACAAGAATGGAGCATACACACACTTGATGAATGATGAGGACCGCGAGAATCTCAAGTGGCTCGAGATTTTCAA CAAGTATGATCTGTACAGCAAGAGCAAAGTGAGGATCGATGTCGAGAAAGTGAAGCCATACTATGAATCTCTGAGTAAGAAG TACTTCCCAGAGAAGCTCAAATGGTGA
- the LOC116000078 gene encoding uricase isoform X1, producing the protein MEDGFKLQQRHGKARVRVGRVWRDGDGTHHFSEWNVSISLLSDCLPAYVAGDNSDIVATDTMKNTVYAKAKECSQRLPVEDFAIELAKHFTSYYKQVTAAIIRIVEKPWERVNINGRPHAHGFKLGSEKHTTEVFLEKSGVLQVTSGIEGLAVLKTTKSGFEGFIRDKYTMLPETQERMLATEITALWRYSFKSLSSVPMKNHYFAEMYMDVKKVLLRTFFGCPKEGVYSPSVQSTLYDMAKVALGRFPELVSIQLKMPNLHFLPVNLSSKDNPAIVKFGDDVYLPTDEPHGSIEATLSRIHSKI; encoded by the exons ATGGAGGACGGATTTAAGCTGCAGCAGAGGCACGGGAAGGCAAGGGTGAGAGTTGGCCGGGTATGGAGAGACGGAGACGGTACGCATCACTTCTCCGAATGGAACGTCAGCATAAGCCTCCTCTCCGATTGCCTCCCCGCCTACGTCGCAGGCGACAACTCAGACATCGTCGCCACCGATACCATGAAGAACACT GTATATGCTAAGGCCAAGGAATGTTCCCAGCGACTCCCAGTGGAGGACTTTGCTATTGAACTTGCCAAGCACTTCACTTCATATTATAAGCAG GTCACTGCTGCAATAATCAGGATAGTAGAAAAGCCATGGGAGCGTGTTAACATAAATGGTCGGCCACATGCACATG GTTTTAAGCTTGGGTCTGAGAAGCATACTACGGAAGTCTTCCTGGAGAAATCAGGCGTGTTGCAGGTTACCTCTGGTATTGAGGGGTTGGCAGTGCTGAAGACAACAAAG TCAGGTTTTGAAGGGTTCATAAGGGACAAGTACACTATGTTGCCTGAAACACAGGAGAGGATGCTTGCAACAGAGATCACAGCATTATGGAG GTACTCCTTCAAATCTCTCTCAAGTGTTCCTATGAAGAACCATTATTTCGCAGAGATGTATATGGATGTGAAAAAGGTTCTGCTGCGTACTTTCTTTGGCTGTCCTAAAGAAGGTGTATACAGTCCATCTGTCCAAAGTACACTCTATGACATGGCAAAGGTGGCTCTTGGCAG GTTTCCTGAATTAGTATCAATCCAATTAAAGATGCCAAATCTTCATTTTCTACCTGTGAACCTGTCAAGCAAAGACAATCCTGCCATTGTCAAG TTTGGGGACGATGTGTATTTACCAACGGATGAACCACATGGGTCAATTGAGGCAACTCTGAGCCGCATCCACTCAAAGATTTGA
- the LOC115999881 gene encoding probable inositol oxygenase, whose product MTILLHQTQPADLEIQEKGIVSDVPKKVEDGGFIVPESNAFGNTFRDYSADTERKEIVKALYRQSHINQTYDFVKEMREKYRKMDRVEMSIWECCELLNEVVDDSDPDLDEPQIEHLLQTAEAIRKDYPDEDWLHLTALIHDLGKVLLLPSFGGLPQWAVVGDTFPLGCAFDESNVHPEFFKENPDYNNPAYNTKNGVYSDGCGLENVLMSWGHDDYMYLVAKENKSTLPNAGLFIVRYHSFYPLHKSGAYTHLMNDEDRENLKWLKIFNKYDLYSKSKVRIDVEKVKPYYESLIKKYFPEKLKW is encoded by the exons ATGACGATCCTTCTTCACCAAACCCAACCAGCTG ACTTGGAAATTCAGGAGAAAGGAATAGTGTCTGATG TGCCAAAGAAGGTGGAAGATGGTGGCTTCATTGTGCCTGAAAGCAATGCTTTTGGAAACACATTCAG GGATTATAGTGCAGACACTGAAAGAAAGGAGATTGTTAAGGCTCTCTATCGGCAGAGCCACATTAACCAAACCTATGATTTT GTGAAAGAAATGAGGGAGAAGTATAGAAAGATGGATCGGGTGGAGATGAGCATATGGGAATGCTGTGAGCTTCTGAATGAGGTTGTGGATGACAGCGATCCGGATCTTGATGAACCACAGATTGAGCATTTGTTGCAGACTGCTGAAGCCATCAGGAAAGACTATCCTGATGAGGATTGGCTGCACTTGACTGCCCTTATCCATG ATCTTGGGAAAGTTCTGCTGTTACCAAGCTTTGGAGGGCTTCCTCAGTGGGCTGTTGTTG gtGACACATTTCCTCTTGGTTGTGCATTTGATGAGTCCAATGTTCATCCAGAG TTTTTCAAGGAGAACCCTGATTACAATAACCCTGCTTACAACACCAAGAATGGGGTTTATTCTGATGGGTGTGGGCTGGAGAATGTGCTGATGTCTTGGGGACATGATGACTACATGTACTTG GTGGCTAAGGAAAACAAGTCTACTCTACCAAATGCTGGGCTGTTTATCGTCAGATATCATTCCTTTTATC CTCTGCACAAGTCGGGAGCATACACTCACCTGATGAATGATGAGGACCGTGAGAACCTCAAATGGCTCAAGATTTTCAA caaGTATGATCTGTACAGCAAGAGCAAAGTGAGGATTGATGTGGAGAAGGTGAAGCCATACTATGAGTCTCTCATTAAGAAG TACTTCCCAGAGAAGCTCAAGTGGTAA